The DNA window AATTTTGCCTGGATATTTGCACATGCTTCTACAAACTAATCCAGGGTCAGTTGTAGATCTTCATACAACTGATGAAAAcaaatttgaatatatgtttATGGCTCTAGATGCTTCTATTAAAGGTTGGAGATACTGTAGACCAATAATTGTAGTAGATGGAACATTTTTGAAGTCGAACTACGGTGGAACATTAATAACAGCAAGTACACAAGACGGAAATGGTAAGATTTTCCCCCTTGCTTTTGCAGTTGTTGATTCCGAAAATGATGATTCCtgggaatatttttttttaaaattgaaagaagCATTTGGTGGAAGAAATGGGCTGTGTATTATTTCAGATAGGCATTTGAGTATATTGAATAGGGTCAAAAAGGTTTTTCCTGAAGCAAGTCATGCAATATGTATGTACCATTTGCTAAGTAACATCAAATCAAAGTTCAAACACGATCCGGATACATTGAGAGACTGTTTCTATGGAGCTGCAAGATCATACACAACTAAGGGATTTGACTACTACATGAAAGAGCTTGATGCCATTAATGCCGGAATTCGAAAGTACCTAACAGATATTGGGATCGAGAAGTGGGCAAGAGCACATTGTAAAGCTAATAGGTatgactaaaaaaaaattatattagttaactgataatTCTTTATAAGTTTGATATGACTATTCTTTATATAGTTAACTGACAGTTTCCTTTATATTTACTGTAAGTTTGTTATATAAATTACAACAAGTTtgatcataatttataaaatattaggtACTCGACAATGACATCGAATATCGCCGAGTCTTTGAATGCAGCAATCAAAGCAGCTAGGGAATTACCAATAACAACGCTCCTTGAAAGTTTGAGGCGTTTGATGCAAGAATGGAGTTATGCTAACAGAAATATTGCAATTTGTACATTTACTAAGCTGACAAACAAAGCAGAACATGAACTCAGAAATCACTATGCATCATCTTTAAGAATGAAggtaaattttcaattacagtacattttaatttcaaCTATACTATATTAGCTAACTGTTTTCTAAGAGTTGCCTAATGGTAAGTTAACTGTCAAATATATGTTTTTCACAACAGGCTTCAACATCTGTTAGAGGTTTGCACAGTGTGGAAGATGGTGATAAAACCTTTATAGTAAAACTTAATGAAAGAACATGCACATGCTGCAGATTTCAATTGGATGAAATGCCATGTCCACATGCTATTGCTATATTAAGCAAACTACACCAAGAACCATATCAATACTGCTCAGACTTTTTCACTAAAGAAAATATGCTTGCCACATATGAAGGAGTTGTCTATCCAATGCCTAGCCAAAATAATTGGGATTTACCTGCCAATGTTGAAAGTATGGAAGTTCTTCCGCCAATAGGAGCAATTCCAGCAGGAAGaccaaagaaaagaagaatcacGGCACCAAATGAAATAAAGAAGACAAATCAGTGTGGAAGATGCAAACAAAGAGGACATAATAAGAAGACATGtaaaaatataccaaaataataaaatttagttttcaaatacatttccTAAATACATTGATTAAATGATTTGTAATTCATTGAATTTTGGCTCAATTAAAGgatttccttcttttttttatttgtttcttataattttaaccATTTACCAATTATTTACTACTGTGTTAccagagatatatcaaaaaattatatgtcACTACATATTAAGAcagtgataaataataaattacttacaTATTAAGAcagtgataaataataaattactaaactaTTACTACATGTTTTATAAATTACTAGAGGTTTACTAATATGTTGCttaacatatatttataaagttacTATAGGTTTCCTAATAGGTTACTAATAAGTTACGTAGCATCtatttataaagttttattaaaaagttttatttataatttattttctttacttaaatattaataatatttataatctcatttaaatctatcaacttttttaatatatttaatttgatatttaaaatgatataatctTAAAAATTTCTTTATAGACTACTAACTATAAAGCACTACCTTACTATTAATTTACCAAAACAATATCAAAAGTATACTACAACATACAACTGATAAAGGAAATTTAGttaatatctataaaattataaaaaatattataagtttACTAACCAGTTACCAAAACATTACTAACAGTATAAGTCAATTACCATTTACTAAAACTAAAACAGTAGCCATTACAAACAAAGTCATACAAACAAAGTCATAAtaggaaaaaaaacaatattgttCAGATCTTGTTCAGACAAAACactaaaaaacttaaaagtacTAAGCTAAAATGATAAGCTTCAGATCTTGTTCTTCCCTTTCCTCTTTGGATTTGGGACCTCCTCTTCAACCTCTTCATCGCTAACAATATTTCTCTCTATCTTCATATTGCCATAGCGGTACAGAAAAAATGCAACACGCTCACGATAATTCTCAATATTAAATTCAGAAGGTATTTCTTTACGCAGACACAAAAACTCCGCAAAAGCAAGCAAAAACGCACCACAATCGctgaataaaaaacataaaaatgaattattcaACAAAACTGCATAATTTTACAAATAGTAAATTTGAAAACATACCAATCCTTTTGATTTGGAAGATCATCCACAGTTTCAATACGGAAAGCATCAGTTGAATTCTTATTCAAATAAGGCTGAGAAGTCAGATCAATGTCACTGCGCAACTCATAAAAATTCATCTGAGATAAAAAAAGTGGAATTAGAACATAATATTTTGTAGTTGCTTCAACTGCAGACTTCTTCGCCACATTTGAACTCATAGAGTTATACACATATATGCATCTTTCTTTGAAGACCAAACGCCCCAAAATCCAGTGCTTCTGCTTCTTCATATTCATTGGAAACAACACCTCATCTACATTCTCCCAATGTGCATTGCAAAGCATCTTGTATCCACAAATATACTTTGCAATAAGACTACGATCAGTAACTGAAGTAGATTCAGGCTTCTTCCTCTTCAAGTATGCCACATAGTATGAAGTCATTCTATCATCGAAGAGGCAGTCAGTTGTCGTAATTCGCACACCACCAACAGGTCTATACTTGGCTCTTTTACGAATGTAGTACATAACAATGTTGATATGCTGTAAAGAAAAGTAGAATTATAAATAACTATAACAGTTAGTAAACATTTAGTAGATAAGTAGAACATAACATCAAATGGTAAAAATAGAAATACTTACACGACACTGTAATAATTCACCCGAGTAATTAAGCGAATGAAACCAATTTTTGTTATCCACCTGATCCACGCCATAATTGAACGGAGTTTCGATAATGTCGAAACCTGCTTCATAAGCATTTCGACtacaaaaaaagaacaaataggAGGTAAAAAAACATTCAAGCAATCCTTCTAGCAAAAAATGGTAAATATAACATATCACAATTATAGTCTTACTTAAACTTTTCGTCAACCCAGTTATTAAACTCCATCTGTCCCGCATAACCTGTATCTCTACAAATATCATCATCAAGAGGAAACAATCCCTTCTTAAGAACCACATCCGGCTTAGCCTTAACAAATGCTAGAGGCACCACATCAGCAACTTTGAATTTAGAGGCAATCTTTTCAATTTGCTGTaattgagaagaaaaagaaaaatgcaaTGAATAAATGATAGTtactattattaaaataaatatgataataATTAGTAAACCAAGAGCAAACAATTAGAGAAAATATGAAAAGTAAAACTGTTCGAAAACACTTAGAAAAATAACTGTTAACTACATAGTAAACAACTAGTAAACtcttagaaaataaaaagtaaaacaaaaacatGAAAAATTCTATAGAAGTACTATAaaggtaatttttatttatatttatatttacaaaataaatatggtaatgattagtaaaccattagaaaacaaattagagaaaaaaatgaaaaataaactgttaaaaaacaattagaaaAATAGTAAACCACTAGTAAACacttagaaaataaaaagtaaaacaacaacataaaaaaatctATAGAAGTACTACCTCAGATGGACTGCCTCGATACACAGCAATTTCTTTCAAAGCTGCCTtctttatctatataaaaagcataaaaaaatgTATTGGTAAAGTACTAATatgcaaataataaaaaaacaaaaattttaaaaaagtaagaTAAAAAGTATACCTCAGATTCTTGTTTTTCAACAGAACCAGCAGCTTCCTTTTTCAACAAAGCATCAGTAGCTTCCTTTTCAATCTTATTGACCATATCAGTCAGTAAGGACTCATCATATCCGACATCCTCATCAACGCCATGGCCCAACATCTTATCAGCAGCTTCTTTCTCAGCAAGCTCTACAGCTTTTGTAAGGGCATTAAGTTCGCTAGAATTGAATGTAGAGCAGGTTTCTGCCCCAACGGTACTTTGACTACTTAATTCATCGAACTTAAAACTTGGACCGCTATCAAAACAGAAAccctgaagaaaaaaaaattaataacaatataGAAAACGCAGCAGACAATTTacattaaaaacttaaaaagtaaaAGTACCCTTCCACTATATTTCACAGCTGTGTCAACCACTTTAGAAACTATATGACCCTCATCATATTTCTTCTCGCCCCTATCAACATCATCCTGCTGCTCATGTCCACTATCATCAGCGACATTTCCATGACTTGAACCATCGTTCTTCTCATTATCCTCGTCTTCATCCGGTTTCTTACCATCTTCTTTAGTCTTACCGTCATCATTCTCATTATCATCGTCATTACCGTCACTATCTTTATCGTCATCTTCAGAatcttcatttttattgttGTCGTCAGCAACATCTTTCTTTGCATCTTTCCCACAAGActgattaaaaatacaaaattagttAACCATTAGAAAACTACAAGTAAATTATTGGtaaactaaaacataaaataataaattcaaaaactaGTAAAGCATTAGCAAACAGCTGGTAAACTACGAGTAAATTGCTAATAGTGTAAAAACCTCAGCAGGAGGAACATCAGCTTCTTTTTCAGATTCCATTTTCAGAACAGCAGCTTCCTCAAGGGCACTAAGATCGATGGAATCAAACGTCGAAGAAGTCGTTACACCTATAGTACTTTGAGTGTTGACTTCTTCAACATTGGAAGTTGAACCATCATGCAGTGaaaatgccttaaaaaaataaagtttattagcaaaaatatagatattagacc is part of the Mercurialis annua linkage group LG3, ddMerAnnu1.2, whole genome shotgun sequence genome and encodes:
- the LOC126674915 gene encoding uncharacterized protein LOC126674915 is translated as MKTSFCFYTIANQFQYKVSKSCKREYIVICIDEDCRWTVRASRDGKTNMFVIRRMINIHTCPPNIRMDDKRQATASIIGEHIKMKFLDIKTIYTPADIIADIQRDFGIVLSYNRAWRSKVKALNQIRGSPRDSYSILPGYLHMLLQTNPGSVVDLHTTDENKFEYMFMALDASIKGWRYCRPIIVVDGTFLKSNYGGTLITASTQDGNGKIFPLAFAVVDSENDDSWEYFFLKLKEAFGGRNGLCIISDRHLSILNRVKKVFPEASHAICMYHLLSNIKSKFKHDPDTLRDCFYGAARSYTTKGFDYYMKELDAINAGIRKYLTDIGIEKWARAHCKANRYSTMTSNIAESLNAAIKAARELPITTLLESLRRLMQEWSYANRNIAICTFTKLTNKAEHELRNHYASSLRMKVNFQLQLQHLFQLDEMPCPHAIAILSKLHQEPYQYCSDFFTKENMLATYEGVVYPMPSQNNWDLPANVESMEVLPPIGAIPAGRPKKRRITAPNEIKKTNQCGRCKQRGHNKKTCKNIPK